One genomic segment of Virgibacillus doumboii includes these proteins:
- a CDS encoding ABC transporter ATP-binding protein, whose protein sequence is MTLLTVNNLTKKFNGKPVVNQVSFRFQSGKCIALIGPNGAGKTTTLRMLSGLIKLSGGSVTFAEMNKTDDNRKYIGYLPQYPVFYSWMTGKEFLVYVGQLAHLSKEKAVKRAESLLERVGLTEAKNLRIGKYSGGMKQRLGIAQAIIHHPKLLMLDEPVSSLDPIGRREVLTLMEELKEDMTILFSTHILGDADEVSDELVLLHDGRIVESGSMDELRRKYQTSKIELGFQEEAENYQAKIENLSSVENCYLERAAIHVTAKDIDLARKEILTAAVNEEWPLTDFSVSRASLEDMFMKVVNS, encoded by the coding sequence ATGACCCTGCTTACGGTCAACAATCTGACCAAAAAATTTAACGGCAAACCAGTGGTCAATCAAGTCAGCTTTCGGTTCCAGTCTGGCAAGTGCATTGCATTGATTGGACCAAATGGCGCGGGCAAAACAACGACATTACGCATGTTATCGGGATTAATTAAATTATCAGGCGGCTCTGTAACATTTGCCGAGATGAACAAAACTGATGACAATCGGAAATATATTGGCTATCTCCCGCAATATCCTGTCTTCTACTCATGGATGACCGGAAAAGAATTTCTTGTTTATGTCGGGCAACTGGCGCATCTATCAAAAGAGAAGGCGGTGAAACGTGCCGAATCCCTTTTGGAACGAGTTGGGCTGACTGAGGCAAAAAACCTCCGTATCGGAAAATATTCTGGCGGTATGAAACAGCGGCTTGGAATCGCTCAAGCTATTATCCATCATCCTAAATTACTTATGCTTGATGAACCGGTATCGTCGCTTGACCCGATTGGCCGGCGCGAAGTATTAACGTTAATGGAAGAGCTGAAAGAGGATATGACGATTTTATTTTCCACTCACATTTTAGGTGATGCGGATGAAGTAAGTGATGAATTGGTGTTGTTACATGATGGGCGAATCGTTGAATCAGGTTCCATGGACGAACTTCGCCGCAAATACCAAACATCAAAAATTGAACTTGGTTTTCAGGAGGAAGCCGAAAATTATCAGGCCAAAATTGAGAATCTATCATCCGTGGAAAATTGTTATCTGGAGCGGGCTGCAATTCATGTCACAGCCAAAGATATTGATTTGGCAAGAAAAGAAATTCTCACAGCCGCTGTAAATGAGGAATGGCCGCTAACCGACTTTTCCGTAAGCCGTGCATCACTGGAAGACATGTTTATGAAGGTGGTGAACAGCTAA
- a CDS encoding ABC transporter permease: MQWMTLFKKEFIENMRNFKWIWVPLVLILISIMDPISSYYLPQIIDAVGGMPEGTEFQLPEIQPSDAIRMSLSQMSLIGVAVIVLMSMGTISGERKSGVSELVLVKPVSYANYITAKWASILLLTLASFAVGILASWYYVNLLFGDLSFGALLQIFFFYGLWLALVVSLSIFYNTIVKIPGLVASCTIATIIVMKLITTIFGHLLEWSPNNISGYIQQMLVSGSVPSELTGAAIVTAVMIVLLVIGSIYTFKNKELAN, translated from the coding sequence ATGCAGTGGATGACACTTTTTAAAAAAGAATTCATTGAGAACATGCGAAATTTCAAATGGATCTGGGTACCGCTTGTTTTGATTTTAATCTCAATCATGGACCCGATTTCAAGCTATTATTTACCGCAAATCATTGATGCTGTCGGCGGCATGCCTGAGGGTACTGAATTCCAGCTCCCTGAGATACAACCAAGCGACGCGATTAGGATGAGTCTATCGCAAATGAGTTTAATTGGGGTAGCCGTAATTGTACTGATGTCGATGGGGACAATTTCTGGAGAACGAAAAAGCGGTGTTTCCGAACTTGTTTTGGTTAAGCCAGTTTCCTATGCCAATTACATAACGGCAAAATGGGCGTCCATATTGCTGCTGACACTCGCATCATTTGCAGTGGGGATTTTGGCCAGCTGGTACTACGTGAACTTATTATTCGGTGACCTATCGTTTGGAGCACTTCTGCAAATATTTTTCTTTTATGGATTATGGCTGGCACTAGTCGTATCATTATCCATTTTTTACAACACGATTGTTAAAATACCCGGACTTGTAGCATCTTGCACCATAGCTACAATCATAGTAATGAAACTGATTACAACTATTTTCGGTCATTTATTGGAATGGAGTCCCAACAACATATCAGGTTATATTCAGCAAATGCTCGTCTCAGGCAGTGTTCCGTCGGAGTTAACCGGAGCTGCGATTGTAACAGCTGTAATGATCGTTTTACTTGTTATTGGATCAATTTATACGTTTAAAAATAAAGAATTGGCGAATTAA
- a CDS encoding PLD nuclease N-terminal domain-containing protein, giving the protein MEEMGALQLFSEINWAIIAPFLVIQAILLVVALIDVIRIDRTNGPRWMWVLIILLISLFGPIAYFIFGRRQD; this is encoded by the coding sequence ATGGAAGAAATGGGAGCTTTACAATTATTTAGTGAAATCAACTGGGCCATTATCGCACCGTTTTTAGTCATTCAGGCAATTCTGCTTGTCGTCGCACTGATTGATGTGATTCGAATTGATCGAACAAACGGACCGAGATGGATGTGGGTCCTGATCATTTTACTTATTAGTTTATTTGGTCCAATTGCTTATTTCATATTTGGAAGGAGGCAGGATTAG
- a CDS encoding helix-turn-helix domain-containing protein — protein MAYNIKFFRELNGWTQEKLADKLNISRYAVIRWETNKVVPDIESLIKLSELFDVTIDHIVGNHSIREDLLKDFKRIYSSKSKSFDEEAVELVEYLMENPSFKKQIFRLRNLPIKKQKSIHDMFENIIEQIEKI, from the coding sequence ATGGCATATAACATAAAATTCTTCCGGGAACTGAACGGCTGGACACAGGAAAAGCTGGCCGATAAGTTAAATATTTCCCGATATGCTGTGATACGGTGGGAAACGAACAAGGTAGTTCCGGATATTGAATCTCTGATAAAACTCAGCGAACTGTTTGATGTTACGATTGATCATATTGTTGGGAATCATTCGATTCGCGAGGATTTATTAAAAGACTTCAAACGCATTTACAGTTCCAAATCAAAATCTTTCGATGAAGAAGCTGTCGAATTGGTTGAATACTTAATGGAAAATCCGTCATTCAAGAAACAGATTTTCCGATTGCGTAATCTGCCAATCAAAAAGCAAAAATCTATTCATGATATGTTTGAAAATATAATTGAACAAATTGAGAAAATATAG
- a CDS encoding YfhE family protein produces the protein MRGKPKIENEKFLSKMQEVSYQKEFRRADKTYNQLTQKGNRS, from the coding sequence ATGAGAGGCAAACCAAAAATTGAGAACGAGAAGTTTTTATCAAAAATGCAGGAAGTCTCGTATCAGAAGGAATTCAGGCGTGCTGACAAAACGTATAACCAGCTGACGCAAAAAGGAAACCGAAGTTAA